One window from the genome of Roseofilum reptotaenium CS-1145 encodes:
- a CDS encoding S8 family serine peptidase yields the protein MKVISQADFLHETERVRAALPAGFDGTGIRIGVISDSYNAKGGAGADIASGDLPPANRIQVLSDDPSGEDEGRAMMQLIHGLAPGATLLFASAGANEDTMAQAIRDLADPAKGNAQIIVDDIGFPTEPFFQDGVLSRAVDEVVTQRGVPYFSAAGNAGNQAYESTNFAGANDPLEANVLFHDFDPGAGVDTRQRFSLGAGSKIDLTLQWNDPFYTNSGVDTNLDIQLLEANTNTVVASGTENNLQSQQPLETLTFTNPTGQTQEYDLAIKLVTGPQPGRIKYVNEGVFGGMEKLEFDTKSPAIYGHPAATQGRGVGAVNYFDQTKGANFSSFGPVTILFNPDGTLKATPEIRNGVDFAALQNTDTTFFGADVDGNTFPNFAGTSAAAPHAAAIAALIKQANPNFTPQQIYARLESTAKDIGAPGKDTKTGIGLINAYDAVFGAIKAASLPFTDNFEDGDLPLAYETQTNGPGRIQVTGDKNPLGTRHLVLESLKVKFTDEEPVSPLNEVILHVDANNYTGVQLSFDQREFGDIDEPMPSQFVGSNNSDGVALSVDGNNWFRLFDLTGSQSTEQYQTKSINLSDFAQSNGLSLGADVRIKFQQFGQLVNKEIENIGFAFDNIQVTGTRVSPPPSASPAPFVEPTAPASTSTPTSTPTSTPTPSNQPTAGNEILFGTNNNDLINGLAGNDNISGLPGLDTLFGGLGNDGINGNQGNDIINGNQGNDLIYGGQQDDLLYGGQGNDILIGGFGNDTLSGDLGIDILFGGSGQDLFLLRTDIPVSTLVDADAIADFEVGTDTIGLSGGVSAADLILENIAGNTLIRVAPSNQILGLVINVTPELLNGSFVSV from the coding sequence ATGAAAGTTATCAGCCAAGCTGACTTCCTCCATGAAACAGAACGAGTGCGAGCTGCTCTACCAGCAGGGTTTGATGGAACGGGAATCCGCATTGGAGTCATTAGCGATAGTTATAACGCGAAGGGTGGAGCAGGCGCAGATATTGCATCAGGAGATCTGCCTCCAGCTAATCGGATTCAGGTACTGTCTGACGATCCTAGTGGAGAGGATGAAGGTCGTGCGATGATGCAACTCATTCACGGTTTAGCCCCCGGAGCGACTTTACTTTTTGCATCTGCTGGAGCAAACGAAGACACGATGGCACAAGCGATTCGTGACTTGGCAGATCCAGCAAAGGGCAATGCACAGATCATCGTTGACGATATTGGTTTTCCTACAGAACCGTTTTTTCAAGATGGGGTACTTAGCCGAGCGGTTGATGAAGTCGTCACACAGCGGGGCGTTCCCTACTTTTCTGCGGCAGGTAATGCAGGCAATCAAGCTTATGAATCAACAAATTTTGCTGGAGCCAACGATCCTTTAGAAGCCAATGTTTTGTTTCATGACTTCGATCCTGGAGCAGGAGTCGATACTAGACAACGATTTAGTCTTGGTGCTGGGTCTAAAATAGACTTAACTCTTCAGTGGAATGACCCTTTTTATACAAATAGTGGTGTAGATACGAACTTAGACATTCAACTACTTGAAGCCAATACTAACACTGTTGTCGCATCTGGAACTGAGAACAATCTCCAGTCTCAACAACCCTTGGAAACATTGACGTTTACCAATCCAACTGGTCAAACCCAGGAGTACGATCTGGCGATTAAATTGGTGACGGGGCCGCAACCTGGGCGGATAAAATATGTCAACGAAGGGGTTTTCGGAGGCATGGAAAAATTAGAATTTGACACCAAGAGTCCAGCCATCTACGGCCATCCCGCAGCCACTCAGGGGCGAGGAGTTGGAGCGGTTAATTACTTCGATCAAACCAAGGGAGCAAATTTTTCATCGTTTGGGCCGGTAACGATTCTCTTTAACCCGGATGGAACTCTAAAAGCGACACCAGAAATCCGCAATGGAGTTGATTTTGCTGCCCTTCAGAATACAGATACGACCTTTTTTGGTGCTGATGTTGATGGAAATACCTTTCCTAATTTTGCTGGAACTTCGGCGGCGGCTCCTCATGCTGCTGCGATCGCAGCATTAATTAAACAAGCTAACCCCAATTTTACCCCTCAACAAATTTACGCGCGTTTAGAGTCTACAGCGAAAGATATTGGCGCACCAGGAAAAGATACAAAAACAGGGATTGGGTTAATTAATGCCTATGATGCTGTCTTCGGCGCGATCAAAGCCGCCTCGCTACCATTTACCGATAATTTTGAAGATGGCGACCTACCCCTAGCTTACGAAACTCAAACGAACGGGCCGGGACGGATTCAAGTGACTGGTGATAAAAATCCTCTAGGCACCCGTCATTTAGTTCTAGAAAGCCTGAAGGTTAAATTTACGGATGAAGAACCTGTTTCTCCTCTGAATGAAGTTATTTTGCACGTTGATGCCAACAATTACACTGGAGTTCAACTGAGTTTCGATCAACGGGAATTTGGAGATATAGATGAACCTATGCCGTCCCAGTTTGTGGGTTCTAACAATTCTGATGGAGTAGCATTAAGTGTCGATGGGAACAACTGGTTTCGGTTATTCGATCTCACTGGCTCTCAATCGACTGAGCAGTATCAAACTAAGAGCATCAACTTGAGTGATTTTGCTCAATCTAATGGTCTCAGCTTGGGAGCAGATGTCCGGATTAAATTCCAACAATTTGGGCAATTGGTCAATAAAGAGATTGAAAATATAGGGTTTGCCTTTGATAATATTCAAGTCACGGGCACTAGAGTGTCGCCCCCTCCTTCAGCCAGCCCAGCTCCTTTTGTAGAACCAACAGCACCAGCATCTACTTCAACCCCAACTTCTACTCCAACCTCCACACCTACTCCCTCAAATCAACCCACTGCGGGTAATGAAATCCTGTTTGGTACTAACAATAATGATCTGATTAATGGACTCGCTGGAAATGATAATATTTCTGGTTTGCCTGGACTAGATACACTCTTTGGAGGTTTAGGGAATGATGGAATTAATGGGAATCAAGGCAATGATATTATTAATGGCAATCAAGGCAACGATCTGATTTATGGCGGACAACAAGATGATTTGCTCTATGGCGGACAAGGTAATGATATTCTGATTGGGGGATTCGGAAATGATACTCTCAGCGGCGATCTTGGGATAGATATTCTCTTTGGGGGGTCGGGACAAGATTTATTTCTTCTACGTACTGATATACCAGTATCTACTCTAGTAGATGCAGACGCGATCGCTGATTTTGAAGTGGGTACAGATACCATTGGACTCAGTGGAGGCGTGTCTGCTGCTGACCTGATTCTAGAAAATATTGCTGGTAATACTTTGATCCGCGTTGCTCCCTCGAATCAAATCTTAGGTCTGGTTATCAATGTAACGCCGGAACTGCTCAATGGTAGTTTTGTTTCTGTTTAA
- a CDS encoding HesA/MoeB/ThiF family protein, producing the protein MEWELPQIKRSHHVVVNEQGDVCIGQIPGLSKIVRNPPSWFIPLLERLDGSKRIDDIIQELRNLEYQVTRDEIFHIIQSLGQFNLLEDPQRQSQLLSTEELERYDRQILQFSLCDRQGLPGFVYQEQLKNSTVLILGVGGWGSWIALQLALLGIGTLRLVDGDEVELSNLNRQVLYDRNSIGKPKVLAAQEKIKEINPHVNCEVYEYFVGADRQQIDKLVEGIDLIILAWTNLGIYCSEPITETLHQVALNKKIPLMEFGADPLEVIVGPIYLQDGSCPSYSELQGTLKQAFYSVDENIQSFQKAEIMRNYRDGNRIVKNWHSCPALSIASGMVADQAIKVLTNYDEPILVGKRFKISLRTFESKIEFLHFDF; encoded by the coding sequence GTGGAATGGGAACTCCCACAAATTAAGCGATCGCATCATGTCGTTGTTAATGAACAGGGAGATGTGTGCATTGGTCAAATTCCGGGATTGAGTAAAATTGTTAGAAATCCTCCCAGTTGGTTTATTCCTTTACTAGAACGTCTTGATGGTTCAAAGAGAATTGATGATATCATTCAAGAATTGCGAAATCTAGAGTATCAGGTGACACGAGATGAGATTTTTCATATTATTCAAAGTCTGGGTCAATTTAATCTTCTTGAAGATCCTCAAAGACAATCTCAACTGCTCTCCACTGAAGAATTAGAACGATACGATCGCCAAATTTTACAATTTTCTCTCTGCGATCGCCAAGGATTACCGGGTTTTGTTTACCAAGAACAATTAAAGAACAGTACCGTTTTAATTTTGGGAGTTGGAGGATGGGGGAGTTGGATTGCGCTGCAACTGGCCTTGTTAGGAATCGGAACGTTAAGATTGGTTGACGGTGATGAGGTAGAATTATCCAACTTGAATCGTCAAGTCCTCTACGATCGCAATTCTATTGGCAAACCCAAAGTATTAGCTGCCCAAGAAAAGATTAAGGAAATCAATCCTCATGTTAATTGTGAAGTTTATGAATATTTTGTCGGTGCAGATCGTCAACAAATCGACAAGTTAGTAGAAGGAATAGATCTTATTATTTTAGCATGGACGAACTTAGGAATTTATTGTTCAGAACCGATTACAGAAACTTTACATCAAGTTGCATTAAATAAAAAGATTCCTTTAATGGAGTTTGGAGCCGATCCCTTAGAAGTGATTGTGGGACCAATTTATTTGCAGGATGGTTCTTGTCCATCTTATTCAGAATTGCAAGGCACATTAAAACAAGCCTTTTATAGTGTAGATGAAAATATTCAAAGTTTTCAAAAAGCAGAAATCATGAGAAATTATAGAGATGGGAATAGAATCGTTAAGAATTGGCATAGTTGTCCTGCTTTATCGATTGCTTCGGGTATGGTAGCCGATCAAGCCATCAAAGTCTTAACGAATTATGATGAACCTATTTTAGTCGGTAAACGGTTTAAAATATCGCTGCGTACTTTTGAGAGTAAAATTGAATTTTTGCATTTTGACTTCTAG
- a CDS encoding PhzF family phenazine biosynthesis protein, with product MPSVPFYIVDVFAVKPYSGNQLAVILNAGELTTETMQTIAKEINFSETTFILGDRPENGGYPVRIFTPVQELPFAGHPTLGTAYIIQQALIGSAVDEVTLNLRVGQIPVHWQTDAQTELLWMMQNPPEFTTTYSREALAPILSLEPEDIDDRFPIQTVSTGIPFIIVPLKTQAALKRCRIEQSLYFEFIENKPAKEIFVFCPETHYPENTFSARMFADSLGIPEDPATGSANGCFAGYLVEQNYLGTQDIDVLVEQGYEINRPSLLRLRAKRNQQTISVEVGGQVIPIAKGEFFL from the coding sequence ATGCCCTCTGTCCCCTTTTATATTGTTGACGTTTTTGCCGTTAAACCCTACAGCGGCAATCAATTAGCCGTCATCCTCAATGCTGGAGAGTTGACTACGGAAACGATGCAAACGATCGCCAAGGAAATCAACTTTTCAGAAACGACGTTTATTTTAGGCGATCGCCCCGAAAATGGCGGCTACCCAGTCCGCATCTTCACTCCAGTCCAGGAACTCCCCTTTGCGGGACATCCCACCCTAGGAACCGCATACATTATCCAGCAAGCACTGATTGGATCGGCAGTTGATGAAGTTACCTTAAATCTACGAGTTGGCCAAATTCCCGTCCATTGGCAAACCGACGCTCAAACAGAACTATTATGGATGATGCAAAACCCTCCAGAATTTACCACTACTTATTCTAGAGAAGCCCTTGCCCCGATTCTGAGTTTAGAACCGGAAGACATTGACGATCGCTTCCCCATTCAAACCGTCTCTACCGGTATTCCCTTTATTATCGTTCCCCTGAAAACCCAAGCTGCCCTCAAACGATGTCGAATTGAACAATCCTTATATTTTGAATTTATAGAAAATAAACCAGCAAAAGAGATTTTTGTATTTTGTCCCGAAACCCATTACCCCGAAAACACCTTTAGTGCCCGCATGTTTGCTGATTCTTTAGGCATTCCCGAAGATCCAGCCACCGGTAGCGCCAATGGCTGTTTTGCCGGTTATTTAGTGGAACAGAATTATTTAGGAACTCAGGATATTGACGTGCTAGTCGAACAAGGCTATGAAATTAATCGCCCCTCCCTATTACGCCTGAGAGCCAAACGGAACCAGCAGACCATTTCTGTTGAAGTCGGAGGTCAAGTCATCCCCATTGCTAAAGGGGAGTTTTTTCTATAG
- a CDS encoding CBS domain-containing protein, whose translation MDLILCHTTADFDALGAAVGLTRLKPGAQVVLTGGCHPTVREFLAFYRDEYALIERRSVNVEQIRSLIVVDTQQGDRLGLAADWFALPHLEQVELYDHHLDTATDLPVTHLVIEPVGATTTLIVERLQQLESLELTPAEATVMALGIHVDTGSLTYDSSTPRDALALAWLMTQGASLSVIGEYVEPGLSPQLQDLLTLALEQLHTTTCEGYQLSWVLLPTSDFVPGLSSIATRLMGLTHSDALLFGSWYETGQEKRLTVIGRSRQRCRSSSNPPLNLHTLFAPLGGGGHAQAASLTLREHNIEATFEDLVQHLQNQVPTAPRARELMSSPVRTILPETAIAQAQRILLRYGHSGLSVVNHQGELVGIISRRDLDIALHHGFSHAPVKGYMTPHLKTITPETQLPEIEALMVTYDIGRLPVLEDGNLVGIVTRSDVLRQFHLQETGQRVGAKIQLNRLKSCYLPETMKQMLQESLTGPLQELLRQAALAAEQRGWHLYLVGGGVRDLLLADTEKVINLQDVDLVVDGYHRAAQPGAGVELAKVLQQHYSGARLQIHGQFQTAALLWHKHPELGSLWVDIATARTEFYPYPAANPEVEASSIRQDLYRRDFTINALALRLTPPRIGEVLDFFGGILDLEAQLMRVLHANSFIEDPTRIYRAVRFAVRLGFRLEGQTEGYIRYAIASGVYDLSVAENNRAPALQTRLKNELKYILEAPYWKRAIQLLGNLDALKCIHSCLELTPELWKQLKLVDRCLRRFNPPGLCPPWQLLLEVMIAYLAPEYRYWVASGFQLPAESIERLKDLEAAKTTILSLLPTCESPSTMVNALQPYRFSTLILVMVQSPRVLRRKIWLYLWKLAQAKPILNGNDLKQLGYKPGRQFKVILDKLLEMTLDGELTDRASAEAFLQKNFPL comes from the coding sequence ATGGATTTAATTTTGTGCCATACCACCGCAGATTTTGATGCACTAGGGGCAGCAGTGGGGTTAACGCGCCTAAAACCGGGCGCTCAGGTGGTGCTGACGGGTGGATGTCATCCCACGGTGCGAGAGTTTTTAGCCTTTTATCGGGATGAGTATGCCTTAATTGAGCGTCGCTCGGTGAATGTCGAGCAAATCCGCAGTTTAATTGTAGTGGATACCCAACAGGGCGATCGCCTCGGACTAGCCGCTGATTGGTTTGCTCTACCCCATCTCGAACAGGTAGAACTCTATGACCATCATCTCGATACCGCGACTGACCTTCCGGTTACCCACTTAGTCATCGAACCGGTGGGTGCAACCACGACGCTGATTGTGGAACGGTTGCAACAGCTAGAATCTTTGGAATTAACTCCCGCAGAAGCAACCGTGATGGCTTTGGGAATTCATGTCGATACCGGTTCGCTGACCTATGATTCGAGTACTCCTAGGGATGCTTTAGCCCTCGCTTGGTTAATGACCCAAGGCGCAAGTTTATCGGTGATTGGGGAATATGTTGAACCGGGATTATCTCCGCAATTGCAAGACTTACTCACCCTTGCCCTAGAACAATTGCATACGACCACCTGCGAGGGGTATCAATTATCCTGGGTTCTCTTACCCACCTCTGACTTTGTGCCCGGATTGTCCAGTATTGCAACTCGCCTGATGGGATTAACCCATAGTGATGCCCTATTATTTGGGTCTTGGTATGAAACCGGACAAGAAAAACGGTTAACCGTCATTGGTCGCTCTCGACAAAGATGTCGGTCTTCCTCCAATCCTCCCCTGAATCTGCATACCCTGTTTGCTCCCCTAGGAGGAGGAGGTCATGCACAAGCCGCCTCTTTGACGCTGCGAGAGCACAATATTGAAGCCACCTTTGAGGATTTGGTGCAACACCTGCAAAACCAAGTGCCCACCGCACCAAGGGCACGGGAGTTGATGTCCTCACCGGTGCGAACGATTCTACCAGAAACGGCGATCGCCCAAGCCCAACGAATTCTGTTACGCTATGGTCATTCTGGGTTATCTGTCGTTAATCACCAAGGGGAATTAGTGGGGATTATTTCCCGTCGCGACCTCGATATTGCTCTCCATCACGGCTTTTCCCACGCTCCCGTAAAGGGCTACATGACTCCCCATCTGAAAACCATTACCCCAGAGACCCAACTGCCGGAAATTGAGGCATTGATGGTTACCTATGATATTGGTCGCTTACCCGTATTAGAGGACGGCAATTTGGTAGGCATTGTCACCCGTAGTGATGTGTTACGCCAGTTCCATCTTCAGGAAACGGGACAGCGAGTAGGAGCGAAAATACAACTCAATCGGCTCAAGTCCTGCTATTTGCCGGAAACAATGAAGCAAATGCTACAGGAGAGTCTGACCGGGCCCTTACAGGAGCTTTTACGGCAAGCTGCCCTAGCGGCCGAGCAAAGAGGCTGGCATTTATATTTAGTTGGGGGCGGAGTACGGGATTTATTACTGGCAGATACGGAGAAAGTCATCAATCTCCAGGATGTGGATTTAGTCGTCGATGGCTATCATCGCGCTGCCCAACCGGGAGCTGGAGTGGAGTTAGCGAAAGTCTTACAGCAACACTATTCGGGCGCTCGATTGCAGATTCACGGGCAATTCCAAACGGCTGCTCTACTCTGGCACAAACATCCAGAATTAGGCAGTCTTTGGGTTGATATTGCTACGGCAAGAACCGAGTTCTATCCCTATCCAGCGGCAAATCCGGAGGTGGAAGCGAGTTCAATTCGACAAGATTTATACCGTAGAGATTTTACAATTAATGCTTTAGCCTTGAGGCTTACGCCTCCGCGCATTGGTGAAGTATTAGACTTTTTCGGTGGTATTTTAGACTTAGAGGCGCAGTTAATGCGCGTATTACACGCCAATAGCTTTATTGAAGATCCGACCCGCATTTATCGAGCGGTGCGGTTTGCCGTGCGGTTAGGATTTCGGTTAGAAGGACAAACGGAGGGCTATATTCGTTATGCGATCGCCAGTGGGGTGTACGATCTTTCTGTAGCTGAAAATAACCGAGCGCCTGCCCTGCAAACTCGGCTGAAAAATGAACTGAAGTATATCTTAGAAGCACCCTATTGGAAAAGAGCGATTCAACTCCTGGGCAATCTAGACGCACTCAAATGTATTCACTCCTGTTTAGAACTGACTCCAGAACTGTGGAAACAACTGAAGCTCGTTGACCGATGTTTACGTCGCTTTAATCCTCCTGGACTGTGCCCTCCCTGGCAACTGTTGCTTGAAGTAATGATTGCCTATCTTGCGCCAGAATACCGCTATTGGGTCGCTTCTGGGTTTCAATTGCCTGCCGAAAGTATCGAACGGTTAAAGGATTTAGAAGCAGCAAAAACCACCATTCTCTCTCTTTTACCCACCTGTGAATCCCCCAGCACTATGGTTAACGCTCTCCAGCCCTATCGCTTTTCTACCTTAATTTTAGTCATGGTGCAGAGTCCTAGAGTTTTGCGGCGAAAGATCTGGTTATATTTGTGGAAACTGGCACAAGCGAAGCCGATTTTAAATGGCAATGACTTAAAGCAGTTGGGCTATAAACCGGGTCGTCAATTCAAGGTGATTTTGGATAAACTCCTGGAGATGACATTAGATGGAGAACTGACAGACCGCGCTAGTGCTGAAGCTTTCTTGCAGAAAAATTTTCCATTATAG
- a CDS encoding Uma2 family endonuclease translates to MTAILPIATPPEIIHLSGISWKTYENLLEELQDRRLRLTYYRGNLEILSPSPEHELHKKVMGRFVETLAEELEINIYPLGSTTYKHPELSGAEPDECFYIRNIAAIRGRRRLRPGDPPPDLVIEIDITSSSRDRLQVYASLGVPEVWIYDGNALTIQQLQNQEYISSANSQFFPNIPIPEIARFIQQAETRGYLELIRMFRDWLRTMYSASR, encoded by the coding sequence ATGACAGCAATTTTGCCCATAGCAACCCCCCCTGAAATTATCCATCTTTCGGGTATCAGTTGGAAAACCTACGAAAATCTTCTTGAAGAACTGCAAGATCGCCGTTTACGTTTAACCTACTATCGTGGAAATTTAGAAATCTTGTCACCTTCACCAGAACACGAACTTCATAAAAAAGTAATGGGGCGTTTTGTCGAGACGCTTGCAGAAGAATTAGAAATAAATATTTATCCCCTTGGCTCGACTACATACAAGCATCCAGAGTTAAGCGGGGCAGAACCCGATGAATGTTTTTATATCCGCAATATTGCTGCCATTCGCGGCAGACGCAGATTGAGACCGGGCGATCCACCCCCCGATCTCGTCATTGAAATTGATATCACCAGCAGTTCCCGCGATCGCTTACAGGTTTATGCTTCTTTGGGAGTGCCTGAAGTTTGGATTTATGATGGCAACGCTTTAACGATCCAACAATTACAAAATCAAGAATATATTTCCTCAGCGAACAGTCAATTTTTTCCGAATATTCCCATACCAGAAATTGCCAGATTTATCCAACAAGCCGAAACAAGAGGTTATTTAGAATTAATCAGGATGTTTCGGGATTGGCTGAGAACTATGTATAGCGCTTCGCGCTAG
- a CDS encoding element excision factor XisI family protein — translation MDTLRNYHELVRNLLLKYGQYKPSNGEIEPEVILDLERDRYELMHVGWDNQRRVHGSVIHIDIIEGKIWIQHDGTNISVKDSRDTDT, via the coding sequence ATGGATACCCTAAGAAACTATCACGAACTGGTGCGTAATCTGCTCCTCAAATATGGGCAATATAAACCGTCTAATGGGGAAATTGAACCGGAGGTTATCCTGGATTTAGAGCGCGATCGCTATGAATTAATGCATGTGGGTTGGGATAACCAACGGCGCGTCCATGGTTCGGTAATTCATATTGATATTATTGAGGGCAAAATCTGGATTCAACACGACGGAACTAATATTTCTGTAAAGGATTCTAGGGATACGGATACTTAA
- a CDS encoding WD40 repeat domain-containing protein — protein sequence MSNNKPTVDNRHWTEIAESVSIVASVVGAGFAMLLEKVVFVATPMSLSLFLNLINRQRLAAQYQQDRQTDLPQLQATLSEEIESLRAVLLSLGSEINPRQWEQGLSRVETNLTNRLSVLETLDFKIMEEELAQLRNQSNYVLESLAQILQRLDRLPTEERLQTLESQLTEVSGEVKTLKQDVDGDLAELRGQYSRLQEHLDQSFSEFQDSLSTWKEALQAQIDRLDLSQLNTASSQLQSLESTLERLGSQSTELLNSIVHVNEQLQSLPVPQTSGDVLPKLSQLQTQLDQLSAEIGRLPSQTTAPEADTETTLSQLQSQLNQQTELLLQVQNRLERSPEPPTIDADPPVSDVKSFTERAEKWVSRIKQGFDDFQSQMDFEPDLSRDDEWGEDDEWETPAPVQPATPKASSPGVSPPESVKSKTGWQCVKTLTQSSAVTCLALSSDGSRLVSGGYQEMNGVDLSTYEITRLSLDTEDLSVSSVALSRDGKTLAAATGEIEIWNLTTGKLLQQLECEDWTTVVAISADGQTLVSAGSEPLEEKSSLRFWDFAHGELIRTNYYVDYEIDSLGFSRDGDVLAIAGRNDHRGLIQVWQVGADTPQMTLEVTMALYSVALTPDAQMLAGGCGDRTIKLWNCSTRGLVRTFSGHQGIVYAVGLNPEGQVLVSGSHDQTIKLWELETGEEIDTLVGHQGPVTAVAFSPDGKTLISGSQDMSVKIWQQTG from the coding sequence ATGTCGAACAACAAGCCAACGGTGGACAACCGCCATTGGACGGAAATTGCTGAATCTGTGTCTATTGTCGCCTCAGTGGTGGGTGCTGGGTTTGCTATGCTTCTGGAAAAAGTGGTTTTTGTCGCCACTCCGATGTCTTTGTCTCTGTTTCTGAATCTAATTAACCGTCAACGTTTAGCTGCACAGTATCAGCAGGATCGACAAACGGATCTGCCGCAACTGCAAGCTACCCTGTCTGAAGAGATTGAATCTTTACGCGCAGTGCTACTTTCTCTAGGGAGTGAAATCAACCCTCGACAGTGGGAACAAGGGCTAAGTAGAGTTGAAACTAACTTAACGAACCGTTTATCGGTTTTAGAAACCCTAGATTTTAAGATTATGGAAGAAGAGTTAGCCCAACTTCGCAATCAATCTAATTATGTTCTCGAATCCTTAGCCCAGATTCTACAACGGCTCGATCGCCTCCCCACAGAAGAGAGACTTCAAACCCTAGAATCTCAATTAACCGAAGTCTCTGGGGAAGTCAAAACCCTTAAGCAAGACGTAGACGGCGATCTAGCTGAACTGCGCGGTCAATATAGCAGACTTCAAGAGCATCTGGATCAAAGTTTTAGTGAATTTCAGGACAGTCTCAGCACCTGGAAAGAAGCCTTACAAGCACAAATCGATCGCCTGGATCTAAGCCAATTAAACACCGCATCCAGCCAACTGCAAAGCCTGGAAAGCACCTTAGAACGACTCGGTTCCCAATCAACTGAGTTACTTAACTCCATTGTTCACGTCAACGAACAGTTACAATCTTTACCCGTTCCCCAAACTTCTGGCGACGTTCTCCCCAAATTAAGCCAACTGCAAACCCAACTCGACCAACTTTCAGCCGAAATTGGGCGCTTACCGAGCCAAACCACAGCCCCAGAAGCTGATACCGAAACTACTCTTTCCCAACTCCAAAGTCAACTCAATCAACAAACTGAGCTACTACTCCAGGTACAAAACCGTTTAGAGCGATCGCCCGAACCCCCGACTATCGACGCAGACCCTCCGGTTTCTGATGTCAAAAGCTTTACCGAACGTGCTGAAAAATGGGTCAGTCGGATTAAACAAGGGTTTGATGACTTTCAATCTCAGATGGACTTTGAACCCGATCTGAGCCGTGACGATGAATGGGGAGAGGATGATGAGTGGGAAACCCCTGCACCGGTTCAACCGGCAACCCCTAAAGCTTCATCTCCAGGAGTTTCTCCCCCAGAGTCCGTTAAAAGTAAAACAGGTTGGCAATGCGTGAAAACCCTCACTCAATCGAGCGCTGTCACCTGTTTAGCCCTCAGTTCCGATGGTAGTCGGTTAGTTAGTGGGGGCTATCAGGAAATGAATGGGGTCGATTTAAGCACCTATGAAATCACCCGATTATCCTTAGATACCGAAGATTTATCCGTGAGTTCCGTTGCCCTCAGTCGAGATGGGAAAACCCTAGCCGCAGCGACCGGAGAAATTGAAATTTGGAACTTAACGACAGGGAAACTGCTGCAACAACTCGAATGTGAAGATTGGACAACAGTGGTTGCCATCAGTGCCGATGGTCAAACCCTGGTGAGCGCGGGTTCAGAACCCTTGGAAGAGAAGAGTTCCCTCAGATTTTGGGATTTTGCTCACGGAGAGTTGATCCGCACGAATTATTATGTCGATTATGAGATTGATTCGTTAGGGTTTAGCAGAGACGGGGATGTTTTGGCGATCGCCGGCCGCAACGATCATCGCGGTTTAATCCAAGTTTGGCAAGTGGGAGCCGATACTCCCCAAATGACTCTCGAAGTGACCATGGCTCTCTATAGTGTAGCGCTGACACCAGATGCTCAAATGTTAGCCGGTGGATGTGGCGATCGCACCATTAAACTGTGGAATTGTAGTACGAGGGGGTTAGTGCGAACCTTTTCTGGCCATCAAGGTATTGTGTATGCAGTCGGTCTTAACCCAGAGGGGCAAGTGCTAGTCAGCGGTAGTCATGACCAGACGATTAAACTCTGGGAACTAGAGACCGGTGAAGAAATCGATACCCTAGTGGGACATCAAGGCCCGGTAACCGCTGTTGCCTTCAGTCCAGATGGGAAAACTTTAATCAGTGGTTCCCAAGACATGAGTGTTAAAATCTGGCAACAAACCGGTTAA